ACCGAAGCCGAGGCCATCGAGCTGCGCCTCGCTCAGCGTGCCGATGCAGGCAGCCAGATCAGGCTGGTCGAACACCAGCGGCAGCGCTTCATTCATCTCGGGAACTCCTTTGAACTGCGGCGAAAACACCGGGGGAAGTGTCGTGTTTTCGGCCGCAGCGCAGATGAACTTGAGGGCTGCTCAGTGTGACCCGGGCCCGGGCCGGGCGTGGTCCAGATCGGGCCGGTGCCACGGATCCACATGCGTCATCAGGTTGAGCACCCGGTGGCGCTGCAGCACGCGCTGGCGCGCCGCCACGGCGATGTCGTGGCCGGCCTCGACGCTGATGTGCGCGTCGACCTCGATGTGGGCGTCGACCACGATCAGGTCGCCCATCTTGCGGGTGCGCACGTCGTGCACGTTGCGCACGCCGGGTGTCTCGGCCAGGGTGCGGCGGATCGCCTCGACCTCCTGCTCGTCGATCGCCCGGTCCATCAGGTCGTGCAGCGCGTCCCAGCTGAACGACCAGCCCATCCGGGCGACCATGAAGCCGACGATCGCCGCGGCGATCGGGTCGAGGATCGGATAACCCGCCAGGTTGCCGATGATGCCGATGCCCACCACCAGCGACGACGCCGCGTCCGAGCGCGCGTGCCAGGCGTTGGCCACCAGCATGCTCGACTTGACCCGCTTGGCCACCGCCAGCATGTAGCGAAACAGCAGCTCCTTGCCCACCAGCGCGGCGCCGGCCACCCACAGCGCCATCACCTGCACCGTCTCGATGGTCTCGGGCGACTCGAGCTTGCGCGCGGCCGACCACAACATGCCCGCCCCCACCGCCAGCAGCAGCAGGCCCAGCACCAGCGAGGCCGCGGTCTCGAAGCGCTGATGGCCGTACGGGTGGTCCGCGTCGGCGTCCTTCTGGCTGTGGTGACTGGCCAGCAGCACGACGAAATCGGCCACCAGATCCGACAGCGAATGCAGGCCGTCGGCGATCAGCGCCTGCGAGCGCGCGACGATGCCCACCGCGATCTGGGTGATGCTGAGCACCAGGTTGACCGCCACGCTGACCCAGGTGCTGCGTGATGCCGCGGCGGCGCGCTCGGCCGGGCTGTGAAGGTCGTGATCGGGGTCGTCAGACAGGTCGTCGAGGTTCATGGCCATCGGTTGCGGCGCGCACGGCGCCAGGCAGAGTGGAAAACGCGGGAAGCGACATGCAGCCAGCGTGCCCGCCGAATCTGAACGTCCGATGAGGATCGATGCGGCTCGATCCGGCCTAACCGCCGGCGCGCTTGACCGTCCAGCCCTCTTTCTTGAGCGCCTCGACGACCCGCTCGCAGTGGTCGCCCTGCACCTCGACCACGCCGTCCTTGGCGGTGCCACCCGAGCCGCAGGCGGCCTTCAGGCGCTTGGCCAGTTCGGTGAGCGCGCCCGCTTCGAGCCCGAGGCCACGCACCACGGTGACGGCCTTGCCGCCGCGGCCCTTGGTCTCGCGCGAGACCCGCACGATGCCGTCGCCCGCCGGTGCCGGCGCGGCGCGCTTGCACAGGCAGCCGGCGATCGGCTGGCGGCATTGCGGGCACATGCGACCCGAATCGGTTGAATAGACGAGACCGCCGGAGCTGCTGCGCGTGGGCATGGAAAACTGCCTTGGATCGAATCGAGGGAATGAGGTGTCGGGGCGTCGCTCGACGCGGTGCGCAGCCTACACGCAAGCGGCCTCGGCGCGACCGGACGTGCCTCGGTCGGCGCGCGAGCGCGCGGTCAGGGTGCCGTCCTGACGCCGGCCCGCAAGACCCGCAGCCGGCTTTCGAGCGCCACGGCGTTGAGCACGCCGAAATGGGCATCGACCAGCCGGCCGCCGGCGTCGTAGAACAGCGTGGTGGGCAGGCCGCGCGAGCCGACCGCCGGGCCGAGCCGCGAGCCCGCATCGAGCAGCACCTCGCGCAGCGCGAGATCCTGATCGGTCAGATAGGCCTGCACCGCCGCCGCCGATTCGCCCTGGTTCACGAACACGAAACCGACCGCCGCCTCGCGCTGCTGCGCCGCCGCCAGCACGGGCATCTCCTGCCGGCACGGGCCGCACCAGCTGGCCCACAGGTTGACGACCACCGGGCGGCCGCGGGCGGCCTGCGCCAGATCGGTCGCCGTGGCACCGGTCGGCTCGGTGAGCCGGATCGACGACAGCGCCGCCAGCGTCGGCGCCTGCTGCACGCCCAGCACGTGGGTCGCGGCCAGCCAGGCCAGCGCGCCCGCCGATGCCCCCAGGCCGAGCGAGCGGCGCAAGGCCGGCCGGCGCAGGCCGCGCCAGAACAGCCAGGCCGCACCGGCCAGCGCGCCGGTGGGCGCATGCCAGCCGCCGTCGCGCACGTCCAGCACGGCCAGCGGCGTGGCCGCATAGAGGTCGGCCGCCAGCGCGACGTGGGCCAGGCGCGCGGCCAGCAGGCCCAGCCACAGCGCGCTGATGACGGCATTGCCGGCCTCGGCGGCCCGCTCGCCCCCGGCCAGGCGCGAGGCCAGCCACGACGCCCCCCATCCCGACAGCAACAGCAGCACCGGCGCGAGCGGCAGGGCCAGGGGCCCGAGTGAGATCGACAGCATCGGATCAGTATCGGCGAGCCGCAGCGGCACGGACTCCGCGCCCCACGGCGTGTGCCACGCCGTCAGCCGCGCGGGAAATACAGCTTGGACTTGTCGAGCTTGTAGCTCCAGGGCAGGCCGGCGTTCTTCCAGCCGTTGACGCTGCGGCGGCCGTCCTTGGACAGGTCGCCCTCGAAGCCGTCGACCACCGAATAGACCCGCGTGTAGCCGTCATCGGCCAGGCGATTGGCGCCACGGCTGCTGCGGTCCCCCGAGCGGCAGATCAGCACCACGACATCGGTCTTGGCCAGACCTTTTTCGCTCAGGCGCCGGTTCACTTCGGGCACGAAATCCTGCAGCGGCTCGAGCCGGTAGATGTTGCGCTGCGCGTCCCAGTCGGTCATCAGTTCCTGATGCTCGACGTAGGGCACCAGCGCGTCCACCGGCGTGGCCATACCCACGTACATGGCCTCGGCGCGGGTGCGCAGATCGAGGAACAGCACACGCGCCGCACCGCCCTGCGCATCGATGAAGGCCGGCACCTCGCGCGCCTCCAGGTAGAGCGCCGCGCGCGTGCGCTTGGGCTCGGGCAAGCTCGCGGCATCGACGGCGGCCCGGGCCGACGCGACCGGCCACAACACCGCCGCTGCCGCCAGCCCGCCCAAGCGGCCGATGGCCGACCTGCGGGTGGTGGCCGGGCCGGTGGCCTCGAAAGAATGCGCGGATTCGTGAGCAGGTGCAGGCTGTTTCATGGCGTCGACGGGATGGAGGGTTGGGACAGGTCTCCAGCTTAATATAAGTGATTGCAAATATAGAGAATCTCGTCGTTTTCCCGTGCGCGCGAAGGCGCGACTTCAGGCCTCTTCGCCGATCACGAGCCGCGTGGCGCTGGCGTAGAAGTGCGGCGGGATCTCGAGGTTGGTGGGCGCGGGCTTGTTCTTGTAGACACGCCCGGCGCCGTCGAAGGTGGAGCCATGGCAAGGGCAGAAGAAGCCGCCCGGCCAGTCGGCCGGCAGGCTCGGGTTGGCAGTGCCTTGAGGCACTTCGGTCGGCGAGCAGCCCAGGTGGGTGCAGATGCCGATGGCCACGAACACCTCCGGGTGGATCGCCCGCGCCGGGTTGGCGGCGTAGGCCGGCTGCTGCTGGCGCGCCGATTGCGGATCGACCAGTTCGGCCTCGTGGCCCTGCAGCGCCGCCAGCATCGCGGGCGTGCGGCGCACCACCCACACCGGCTTGCCGCGCCACTCCACCGTCTGGCTGGCGCCGGGCGGGATCGCACCGATGTCGACCTCGACCGATCCGCCGGCCGCCTTGGCACGCTCGCTGGGCGCGAAGCTCGAGACCAGGGGAATCGCCGTGGCCGCAGCCGCCACGCCGCCGGCCGCGCCGCAGGCGATCAGCCAGCGGCGCCGATCGGGATCACCGGCCGACACGGTGCAGGCGGGGTTCGGGAGGGTGTGATCCATGGGTCGGTTCCTTGCCGTTGAACAGGGGGGCACGCGTGTCGGGATGGATCGCGCGCCATACCCCAACACGTATCAAGAGCCATGCCAGTTCGGCGTGCCGGAAAACATGTGCTGCGACAAGGACTTGGCGCTGGTCGCGGATGACACTGACAGTGTCGCGCGACGTCATGACTGACATGGATGGCAGTCGACTGCCATGAATGGCACAGGCGTCTCTTTATCAGCGTAGACTGATATTGATCCGCCACCCCTTGCCGAGCCCGACCGTCATGACGAGCGCCCTGCCCGAACTGGTGTCCTACCTCGAAGGCCTGCCCGAGCCTCACATCCTGTTCGACCGGCAGTACCGCATCCTGGCGGCCAACGCGGCCTACCGGCGCCAGTTCAGCCCCGACGCCTCGGTGCTGGGGCGCACCTGCCACGAGGTTTCGCACCGTTTCCGCGTGCCCTGCGATCAGGCCGGCGAGACCTGCCCGCTGGTGCGCGCCCGCGAGTCGGGACAGCGCGAGCGCGTGCTGCACCTGCACCACACCGCACAGGGCGAGGCCTACGTCGACATCGAACTCGTGCCCTTGCGCGATGCCAGCGGCGAGCAGACCTGTTTCATCGAAAAGATGGCGCCGCTGCGCGTGGCCCAGGGCGAGCCTGCCGCCGCAGGCCTGATCGGCCGCTCGCCGGCGTTTGCACGCCTGCTCGAACAGGTGGCGCGTGTCGGGCCGTCGAACGCCAGCGTGCTGCTGCTGGGTGAATCGGGCACCGGCAAGGAACTGATCGCCCACGCCGTGCACGAGGCCAGCGCACGCGCCGCGCACCCGCTGGTGGTGGTGGACTGCGCCAGCCTGCCGGAGTCGCTGTTCGAGAGCGAGCTGTTCGGCCACGAACGCGGTGCCTACACCGGCGCCCATGCGGCCCGGCCTGGCTTGGCAGAGGCCGCCAGCGGCGGCACGCTGTTCCTCGACGAGGTGGGCGACATCGCGCTGGCGATGCAGGTCAAGCTGCTGCGGCTGCTCGAAAGCGGCACCTATCGCCGGGTCGGCAGCACGGAGCTGCGCCGCACCGATCTGCGCGTGGTGGCGGCCACCCATCGCGACCTCAAGGCGATGGTGGCGGACGGGCGCTTTCGCGAAGACCTGTATCACCGGCTCAGCACGTTTCCGATCCGGCTGCCGGCCTTGCGCGAGCGGGCCGGCGACATCGCGCTGCTGGCCGTCGGGCTGCTGGCGCGGGTGGCCCCGCAGCGGCGCCTCGGCCTGTCGCGCCAGGCACTGGCCCGGCTGGGCACGCAGCCCTTTCCCGGCAATGTGCGCGAGCTGCGCAACGTGCTCGAACGCGCCGCCCTGTTCACCGACGGCACGCTGATCGACGACCTGCAGATCGAGCAGGCGCTCGCGGCCGACGGGCCCGTCGCACCGAGGGTGCCGGTGCGTGCAGCGGCCCCGCCAGAGGCCGGCCCCTCGTTGCGTGAGATGGCGAGCGCGCAACTGCAGGCCCGACTCGACGCCCACCACGGCAGCCGCGCCGAACTGGCGCGCCAGCTCGGCATCAGCGAGCGCTCGCTGTACCGCAAGCTGCGGGCCCTGGCGCCGCGCGAGTGAGCACGCGCCCGTGGCGATCACCCGGCGTTGCGGTGATCATGGCGCCCATGGACTACCTCACCCTCAAACTGATCCACCAGAGCGCCGTCGTGCTGTCGATCGGCGGTTTCGTGTTGCGCGGCTGGGCCAGCCTGAACGGCCAGGCCTGGGTGCGCGGCCGCGCCGCCAAGACGTTGCCGCACCTGATCGACAGCGTGCTGCTGGCCTCGGCCATCACGCTGGCCTGGCTGGCCGGACTGGTGCCCTGGCACACGCCGTGGCTGATGAGCAAGATCGTCGGCCTGCTGGTCTACATCGGGCTCGGCATGATCGCGCTCAAGCCCGGACGCGACCTGCGGCTGCGCTGGGCGGCGTGGCTGGGAGCACTGGTGACCTTCGGCTTCATCGTCTCGGTGGCGATCACCAAGCAGCCGGCGGGCTTTCTGTTACGGCTGGCTTGAGGCACGACCCTAAACTGGTCCGCCTGATCCACACCCGAACACCCACCATGCAACGACGTGCCCTGTTCCTGCTGCTCGCCTCGGCCCTGGCCGGCTGCGCCACGCTGACGGCCGAACGCGAGCCGCTGAAGATCAGCCTGGCGGGCATCGAGCCGCTGGCCGGCCAGGGGCTGGAGCTGCGCATGGCGGTCAAGCTGCGGGTGCAGAACCCGAACGACAACCCGGTCGACTACACCGGCGCGGCGCTCGACCTCGAGGTGCGCGGCCTCGCCTTCGCCAGCGGCGTCAGCGACGCCAGCGGCAGCGTGCCGCGTTTCGGCGAGGTGCTGCTGACGGTGCCGGTCACGGCCTCGGGTTTCGCGATGGTCCGGCAGGCGCTGTCGCTGGCCAACGGCGATCGCAGCAAGCTCGACTTCGTCGCCCGCGGCCTGCTCGCCAGCCGCGGCGCGGCGCCGGAACGCTTCACCGCGCGCGGCGATTTCGAGTGGCCGGACGCGCGGCCGTCCACGGCGCCATCGACCGGGCCGTGAACGCCGCAGCAGCCGGGCGCCCTACTTGGGCACCTCGTAGTGCTCGACCTTCACGGCGTCGAGGTGATAGCCGCTCACGCCCATCATCGAGTCGTCGCGCTGCGTCTTGAGCGTGCCGTTGACCCACACCGGCACCATGCCCTTGAAACCCTTCAGCGGCTGGGCCGGCAGCACGTGGATGATCTGGTTGGCCGGCGGCGGCGGGGTGTGGATGCAGGCACCGAAATACGGCACCAACAGGAACTCCTTCAACTCGCCCTTGGCCTCTTCGAGCGGCACGATGTAGCCGGCCAGCCGCACGCGCGCGCCGTTCATCAGCGGGTTGGTGGGCGCGGCGTCCCAGACCTCGCGCATCTCCTTGAGCATCGCCTCCGAGCGCGGGTCGTTGTCGGTCAGGCCGTCGAGCTTCTTGTCGCGGAAACGCTTGTAAGGATCCCAGTCCTTGGGCACCAGTTCGTCCCAGCGGATCTCCTTGAAGGGGGCCGGCGCGGCACGGCCGGCATCGGCCGCCTGCGCCGATGGCACCGGAGCAAACACCGCGACGCCGGCCATGGCGGCCAGCATCAGGGCGCCGAGCTTGAGGGCAAGTTTCATCGTCGATCTCCTTGTTGATGAACGGCCGCGCCGCCTCAGGCGCGCGGCGACAGCCCGTCGGCCAGCGACAGCCGATAGGCGCGCCAGCCCGGCACCAGGCTGGCCAGCCAGCCGCCGGCCAGCACCGCGGCCATCAGCAGCCACTCGTTGGCGGCGGGCGGCGAGAGCGTCAGCGCAAAGCCGAAACGATCCTGGAACCAGCCACCCAGCGTGGCCAGCAGCAACGCGCCAGACAGCAGCCCGAGCAGCACGCCGCACGCCGTGACGAGCGCACCCTCGATGGCCAGCAGCGCCAGCATCGTGCGCGGCCCGCAACCCACGGCACGCAGGATCGCCAGCTCGCGGCGGCGCTCGTTCAGCCCGGCCAGGATCACCGCCACCAGCCCGGCCAGGCTGACGACCGACACCAGCACGCTGACCGCCAGCAGGCCACGCTCGCCGGCACCGACCACCTCCCACAGCTCGTCGAGCGCCACGCCCGGCAGCACCGCCATCAGCGGCTCGTCACGGTAGTCGGCGATGCGGCGCTGCACCGAGAACACCGCCGCGCGGCTCTTGAGCCCGACCAGCACGGCGGTGACGTTGCGCGGCGTCAGGTCCTGCAGAACGGCCTGCTCGGCCGACACCGCCATGCCGGGCAGCGGCACGCCGGCGATCCAGTCGAGGTGCATCGCCTCCATGCCGGCCAGGCCGATGTGCAGCGAGCGATCGACCGGCGTGCCGGTGCGCGCCAGGATGCCGACCACCGTGAACGGCTTGTCGGCGTGGTCGTTGGCGGCGATGGCGCCGTCGCCGTGGCTCAGCACCACGCGGTCGCCGAGCCGGTAGCTCAATCGATGAGCCACCTCGGCGCCGAGCACGACGTCGAACACGCCCGCATCGGCAAACGGCCGGCCTTGCGCCAGCACCAGCGGCTGGCGATCGCCGTAGTGGAAGTGCTCGAAGTAGCCGGCGCTGGTCGCCACCACCGAGTAACCGCGGTGGCTGTCGCCCAGCGAGATCGGCACCGTCCACGCCACCGCCTTGTGCTGCGACAGATCCAGCACGCTCTGCCAGCGGATGTTGTTCGTGGCGCTGCCGATGCGGAAGACCGAATACAGCAGCAGCTGGACCGGCCCGGTGCGCGCGCCGACGATCAGGTCGGTGCCCGAGACCGACTGCGAAAAACCCTCGCGCACCTCGTTGCGGATGCGCTCGATGCCCAGCAGCAGCAGCGTCGACAGCGCGATCGACGCCACCACCAGCGACAGCACGAAGCGCCGGTTCCAGGCGCTGCGGGCGGCCAGTTGCAGCAGCGGCACAAAGCGTGTCATGCCGCCACCTCGCTGTCAGCCGCGGCGCGGTTGATCGACGGCAGATCGAGCTGGCGGTCGAAGGCCGCCGCCAGCCGCGTGTCATGGCTGACGAACAGCAGCGCGCTGCCGGCGTCAGCGCAGGCCTGCAGCAGCACGGCCATGAAGGACTCGCGCAGCGTCTCGTCGAGCGCCGAGGTCGGCTCGTCGGCGATCACCAGCTCGGGCGCGCCGATCAGCGCCCGCGCCGCCGCCACGCGCTGCTGCTGGCCGACCGACAGCTGCACCGCGCGGCGCGACCAGAAGACCTCGCCGAGGCCGAGCTGGCCGAGCAGCTGCTCAGCTCGCGCGCGCTGCGCCGCCGGGTTGGCACCGGCCCGCGCAGCCCGCGGTGCCGACAGCCGGCACGGCAGCAGCACGTTGTCCAGCACCGACAGATACGGCA
This portion of the Leptothrix cholodnii SP-6 genome encodes:
- a CDS encoding rhodanese-like domain-containing protein gives rise to the protein MKQPAPAHESAHSFEATGPATTRRSAIGRLGGLAAAAVLWPVASARAAVDAASLPEPKRTRAALYLEAREVPAFIDAQGGAARVLFLDLRTRAEAMYVGMATPVDALVPYVEHQELMTDWDAQRNIYRLEPLQDFVPEVNRRLSEKGLAKTDVVVLICRSGDRSSRGANRLADDGYTRVYSVVDGFEGDLSKDGRRSVNGWKNAGLPWSYKLDKSKLYFPRG
- a CDS encoding LEA type 2 family protein encodes the protein MQRRALFLLLASALAGCATLTAEREPLKISLAGIEPLAGQGLELRMAVKLRVQNPNDNPVDYTGAALDLEVRGLAFASGVSDASGSVPRFGEVLLTVPVTASGFAMVRQALSLANGDRSKLDFVARGLLASRGAAPERFTARGDFEWPDARPSTAPSTGP
- a CDS encoding ABC transporter permease codes for the protein MTRFVPLLQLAARSAWNRRFVLSLVVASIALSTLLLLGIERIRNEVREGFSQSVSGTDLIVGARTGPVQLLLYSVFRIGSATNNIRWQSVLDLSQHKAVAWTVPISLGDSHRGYSVVATSAGYFEHFHYGDRQPLVLAQGRPFADAGVFDVVLGAEVAHRLSYRLGDRVVLSHGDGAIAANDHADKPFTVVGILARTGTPVDRSLHIGLAGMEAMHLDWIAGVPLPGMAVSAEQAVLQDLTPRNVTAVLVGLKSRAAVFSVQRRIADYRDEPLMAVLPGVALDELWEVVGAGERGLLAVSVLVSVVSLAGLVAVILAGLNERRRELAILRAVGCGPRTMLALLAIEGALVTACGVLLGLLSGALLLATLGGWFQDRFGFALTLSPPAANEWLLMAAVLAGGWLASLVPGWRAYRLSLADGLSPRA
- a CDS encoding cation diffusion facilitator family transporter yields the protein MNLDDLSDDPDHDLHSPAERAAAASRSTWVSVAVNLVLSITQIAVGIVARSQALIADGLHSLSDLVADFVVLLASHHSQKDADADHPYGHQRFETAASLVLGLLLLAVGAGMLWSAARKLESPETIETVQVMALWVAGAALVGKELLFRYMLAVAKRVKSSMLVANAWHARSDAASSLVVGIGIIGNLAGYPILDPIAAAIVGFMVARMGWSFSWDALHDLMDRAIDEQEVEAIRRTLAETPGVRNVHDVRTRKMGDLIVVDAHIEVDAHISVEAGHDIAVAARQRVLQRHRVLNLMTHVDPWHRPDLDHARPGPGSH
- a CDS encoding sigma-54 interaction domain-containing protein, with product MTSALPELVSYLEGLPEPHILFDRQYRILAANAAYRRQFSPDASVLGRTCHEVSHRFRVPCDQAGETCPLVRARESGQRERVLHLHHTAQGEAYVDIELVPLRDASGEQTCFIEKMAPLRVAQGEPAAAGLIGRSPAFARLLEQVARVGPSNASVLLLGESGTGKELIAHAVHEASARAAHPLVVVDCASLPESLFESELFGHERGAYTGAHAARPGLAEAASGGTLFLDEVGDIALAMQVKLLRLLESGTYRRVGSTELRRTDLRVVAATHRDLKAMVADGRFREDLYHRLSTFPIRLPALRERAGDIALLAVGLLARVAPQRRLGLSRQALARLGTQPFPGNVRELRNVLERAALFTDGTLIDDLQIEQALAADGPVAPRVPVRAAAPPEAGPSLREMASAQLQARLDAHHGSRAELARQLGISERSLYRKLRALAPRE
- the petA gene encoding ubiquinol-cytochrome c reductase iron-sulfur subunit — its product is MDHTLPNPACTVSAGDPDRRRWLIACGAAGGVAAAATAIPLVSSFAPSERAKAAGGSVEVDIGAIPPGASQTVEWRGKPVWVVRRTPAMLAALQGHEAELVDPQSARQQQPAYAANPARAIHPEVFVAIGICTHLGCSPTEVPQGTANPSLPADWPGGFFCPCHGSTFDGAGRVYKNKPAPTNLEIPPHFYASATRLVIGEEA
- a CDS encoding redoxin family protein, producing the protein MLSISLGPLALPLAPVLLLLSGWGASWLASRLAGGERAAEAGNAVISALWLGLLAARLAHVALAADLYAATPLAVLDVRDGGWHAPTGALAGAAWLFWRGLRRPALRRSLGLGASAGALAWLAATHVLGVQQAPTLAALSSIRLTEPTGATATDLAQAARGRPVVVNLWASWCGPCRQEMPVLAAAQQREAAVGFVFVNQGESAAAVQAYLTDQDLALREVLLDAGSRLGPAVGSRGLPTTLFYDAGGRLVDAHFGVLNAVALESRLRVLRAGVRTAP
- a CDS encoding SirB2 family protein, producing the protein MDYLTLKLIHQSAVVLSIGGFVLRGWASLNGQAWVRGRAAKTLPHLIDSVLLASAITLAWLAGLVPWHTPWLMSKIVGLLVYIGLGMIALKPGRDLRLRWAAWLGALVTFGFIVSVAITKQPAGFLLRLA
- a CDS encoding ABC transporter ATP-binding protein → MGQVNAASPVLALAQVRFRWPGAARDVIDIDELTLAAGQTLFLRGPSGCGKSTLLSLAAGVQLAGSGTASLLGRSWSGLSASARDRQRAAHIGYIFQQFNLLPYLSVLDNVLLPCRLSAPRAARAGANPAAQRARAEQLLGQLGLGEVFWSRRAVQLSVGQQQRVAAARALIGAPELVIADEPTSALDETLRESFMAVLLQACADAGSALLFVSHDTRLAAAFDRQLDLPSINRAAADSEVAA
- a CDS encoding translation initiation factor Sui1, with amino-acid sequence MPTRSSSGGLVYSTDSGRMCPQCRQPIAGCLCKRAAPAPAGDGIVRVSRETKGRGGKAVTVVRGLGLEAGALTELAKRLKAACGSGGTAKDGVVEVQGDHCERVVEALKKEGWTVKRAGG
- a CDS encoding DUF3299 domain-containing protein, giving the protein MKLALKLGALMLAAMAGVAVFAPVPSAQAADAGRAAPAPFKEIRWDELVPKDWDPYKRFRDKKLDGLTDNDPRSEAMLKEMREVWDAAPTNPLMNGARVRLAGYIVPLEEAKGELKEFLLVPYFGACIHTPPPPANQIIHVLPAQPLKGFKGMVPVWVNGTLKTQRDDSMMGVSGYHLDAVKVEHYEVPK